One Phaseolus vulgaris cultivar G19833 chromosome 4, P. vulgaris v2.0, whole genome shotgun sequence DNA window includes the following coding sequences:
- the LOC137838311 gene encoding uncharacterized protein, whose product MVATRNNNDAMAEQMTMIQTLQTQMEELRQKGMEDHRQHEEDKRRQEEEIALLREQNARLQRQVDNPEREGQSHTADLTASRILTPTNTNPASRAETVERKSSQRGHPFTDEIITTPLPNKWRGLAIKLYDGSTDPDEHLNVFKTQMTLYTTDNNVWCKVFPTSLQGEPLTWFIELPPNSIDDFDILTVKFSTQYATSRPHHMSSMSLLAVQQEKGESLRTFLDRFNKACMHIRGLKQEVALHHLVSAIRPSRFTESLIKKPPQDMEDLRTRATKFMQIEEHIDYHQRFKTVGSGVFKDQTPNKEREVETERTLRTTPRSDRNRGGRIPRFNSYTPLTVPRGRALDEALQTDLIPTPKQYQTPPNADTAKRCQYHRNFGHTTEGCQALKDKIEELIQAGHLQQFVKRTRNSRSPPRSTDRPSRGVDRSYRNDYKRRTDHNQASRKRSESPVRRTRARSTSPDRNARPRQRVREVINMIAGPVTLGEPNHETNYIAGGFAGGGCSNSARKKHLRDIQSAHATTRRRPHIPPITFTDDDFTAIDPAQDDPMVITVEIDKFAIAKTLVDQGSSVDILYWEIFKKMHIPESDIQPYNEQIVGFSGERVDTKRYIDLYTTFGEEDGLHKTINVRYLLVNAQTSYNILLGRPSINRLKAIVSTPHLAMKFPSATNDIATIHVDQKTARECYVASLKSEPTRRLYTTNPDDRVPQKRGRSPTRRSGRHMSRRQMIALVDLDPRMDDPRMEAGEDLHPFPLRDDRHTTHIGTSLKPDDRMAIGTTLVKNADLFAWTAADMPGVDPQVITHRLSLYKEARPIAQKKRHLGEERRQAARDEADKLLQAGFIREAHYTTWLANVVMVKKANGKWRMCVDYTDLNKACPKDSYPLPTIDRLVDGAAGHHILSFLDAYSGYNQIQMHPADRKKTTFMTDSNNFYYEVMPFGLKNAEATYQRLMDHVFHDMIGRNVEVYVDDIVVKSDSCKQHIADLKEVFQALRQHQMRLNPDKCAFGVEGGKFLGFMLTHRGIEANPEKCKAISEMRSPNSIQEIQRLIGRLTALSRFVHKLAERTRPIVRLLKKASRFEWSTECEEIFLQLKTFLSSPPVIQKPDAREPIIVYLAVSHEAVSSVLVQEINFEERPVYFVSRALHGAEIRYQTIEKVAMALIITARRMRMYFQNHRIIVRTNYPIVKILTKPDLAGRMIGWTIELSEFHIQYQPRGAIKSQALADFAAELTPSSAETAHSSWILYVDGSSNEMSCGAGVVLEGPGEIVIKQALKFDFKTSNNQAEYEAILAGLRLAQELEITKLICKSDSMLVIGKLNDEYEVRESFLQRYYHLVKQSMSTFSEISMQHVRRNHNTRADALSRLATTKCKGMHRSVIHVTLARPSIDLQECLTTDTESTWITPIKQYLLNGTCSPPGEKTMKLQAARFVLIGDDLYRRGYTRPLLKCLTPDQASYVVRELHEGICGTHSGARTMAAKVF is encoded by the coding sequence ATGGTTGCGACAAGAAACAACAACGACGCTATGGCCGAACAAATGACTATGATTCAAACCCTCCAAACTCAGATGGAGGAACTGCGACAAAAGGGGATGGAAGACCATCGTCAACACGAAGAGGACAAACGCCGCCAGGAAGAAGAAATCGCCTTATTGAGAGAACAGAATGCACGACTCCAACGACAGGTCGATAATCCCGAACGAGAAGGCCAATCCCACACGGCCGACCTAACCGCCTCTCGCATACTTACACCGACCAACACCAATCCTGCTTCCAGAGCTGAAACGGTCGAAAGAAAGTCAAGTCAAAGGGGTCATCCTTTTACAGACGAAATTATCACCACACCACTTCCTAACAAATGGAGAGGTCTCGCTATTAAACTCTATGACGgctcgaccgacccggacgagcatcTAAATGTCTTCAAGACAcaaatgactttgtataccACAGATAACAATGTGTGGTGTAAAGTATTCCCCACGTCCCTCCAGGGAGAACCCCTTACCTGGTTTATAGAGCTGCCTCCGAACTCCATTGACGACTTTGACATCTTAACCGTAAAATTCTCCACTCAATATGCCACCAGCCGACCGCATCACatgtcctccatgtctctcctagcggtacaacaagaaaaaggtgaatctcTCAGAACCTTTCTAGATAGGTTCAACAAAGCATGTATGCACATCAGAGGACTCAAGCAGGAAGTTGCATTGCATCATTTGGTCTCGGCCATCCGGCCGAGCCGTTTTACTGAGAGTCTCATCAAGAAGCCGCCTCAAGACATGGAAGACCTTCGAACTcgagcaaccaaattcatgcaaatcgaAGAACACATAGATTACCACCAACGGTTCAAAACCGTCGGATCCGGAGTCTTCAAAGACCAAACCCCGAACAAAGAAAGAGAAGTCGAGACCGAACGAACCCTCCGAACCACCCCAAGGTCCGACCGGAACAGAGGAGGCCGAATCCCCAGGTTTAACAGTTACACCCCCTTAACTGTGCCGAGGGGACGAGCCCTAGATGAAGCACTGCAAACGGATTTAATTCCGACACCAAAACAGTATCAAACACCACCGAATGCAGATACTGCTAAGCGTTGTCAGTACCATCGGAATTTTGGTCACACGACCGAAGGTTGTCAAGCGTTGAAGGACAAAATCGAAGAGCTCATCCAGGCTGGCCATTTGCAGCAGTTCGTCAAGAGGACAAGGAATTCAAGATCCCCACCACGGAGTACCGACCGTCCATCCCGTGGTGTCGACCGATCATACCGTAACGATTACAAACGCCGAACTGACCATAACCAGGCTTCGCGGAAACGCAGTGAAAGCCCCGTTCGGCGTACACGCGCCCGCAGTACCAGTCCCGACCGAAACGCTCGCCCTCGCCAACGAGTCCGcgaagtcatcaacatgattgCTGGACCCGTTACCTTGGGCGAACCGAACCACGAAACAAATTACATAGCCGGGGGCTTTGCCGGCGGCGGGTGCTCAAATTCCGCCCGAAAGAAACATCTCCGGGACATCCAGTCCGCTCACGCTACTACGAGGAGGCGTCCACACATACCTCCAATCACTTTCACTGACGACGACTTCACAGCCATAGATCCAGCCCAGGACGACCCTATGGTAATCACTGTAGAAATTGACAAGTTCGCAATTGCCAAGACTTTGGTCGACCAAGGTAGCTCGGTCGACATATTATACTGGGAAATCTTCAAGAAAATGCACATCCCAGAATCAGATATTCAACCCTATAACGAACAAATTGTAGGGTTCTCAGGTGAACGGGTCGACACTAAGAGGTATATAGATTTATATACAACCTTTGGTGAGGAAGACGGTCTCCACAAAACAATAAACGTACGATATCTTCTGGTCAACGCCCAaacttcctacaacatcctgctcGGTCGTCCGTCCATCAACAGATTAAAAGCCATTGTTTCCACCCCacacttagccatgaaattcccttcGGCAACTAACGACATTGCAACCATCCATGTCGATCAAAAAACCGCTAGAGAATGTTATGTCGCAAGTTTGAAAAGTGAGCCAACTCGACGACTCTACACGACCAATCCGGACGACCGAGTCCCACAAAAACGAGGACGATCCCCCACTCGGCGTTCCGGACGGCACATGTCCCGTCGTCAGATGATAGCCCTTGTTGACCTCGACCCTCGTATGGACGACCCCCGTATGGAAGCAGGAGAAGACTTGCATCCATTCCCGCTTCGCGATGATCGCCACACTACGCACATCGGCACTTCGCTGAAACCGGACGACCGAATGGCCATCGGTACAACACTTGTTAAAAATGCCGATCTGTTCGCCTGGACGGCCGCTGATATGCCTGGCGTAGACCCACAGGTTATCACTCACCGATTATCACTGTATAAAGAGGCTAGGCCAATagctcaaaagaaaagacatctAGGCGAGGAACGACGTCAAGCCGCACGTGACGAAGCGGATAAATTGTTACAAGCTGGATTCATTCGGGAAGCCCATTACACCACATGGCTCGCCAACGTGGTTATGGTAAAGAAAGCGAACGGAAAATggcgaatgtgcgttgactaCACGGACCTCAATAAGGCATGCCCAAAAGACTCTTACCCTCTACCTACCATTGATCGTCTCGTTGATGGAGCGGCCGGTCATCACATCCTCAGCTTCCTTGACGCCTACTCAGGttataatcaaatccaaatgcacccGGCCGACCGAAAGAAGACAACATTCATGACTGATTCCAATAATTTCTACTATGAAGTTATGCCCTTCGGACTCAAAAATGCCGAGGCCACTTATCAAAGACTAATGGACCATGTATTCCACGACATGATCGGCAGGAATGTTGAAGTCTATGTCGATGACATTGTCGTCAAGTCCGACTCATGCAAACAACATATTGCCGAcctaaaagaagtttttcaggcACTCCGCCAACACCAGATGCGACTcaatcctgacaagtgtgcgTTCGGCGTCGAGGGGggaaagttcttaggttttatgctAACTCATAGAGGCATCGAAGCTAACCCCGAGAAATGTAAAGCTATCTCCGAAATGAGAAGTCCCAACTCCATTCAGGAAATTCAGAGACTTATCGGCCGACTCACCGCTCTATCCAGATTTGTTCATAAACTTGCCGAACGAACGAGACCCATCGTCCGACTATTGAAAAAAGCATCTCGCTTTGAGTGGTCGACCGAATGCGAAGAAATTTTCCTCCAATTGAAAACTTTTCTATCTTCCCCGccggtcatccagaaaccggACGCCCGAGAGCCCATTATAGTCTACCTCGCCGTTTCACACGAAGCCGTCAGTTCAGTCTTAgtgcaagaaattaattttgaagaacGACCAGTTTATTTCGTCAGCCGCGCCCTCCATGGCGCCGAAATCCGATACCAAACGATCGAAAAGGTAGCAATGGCTCTCATCATCACCGCCCGACGAATGCGtatgtattttcaaaatcatcgtATTATTGTCCGGACAAATTACCCCATTGTCAAGATTCTCACTAAGCCAGATTTAGCTGGACGAATGATCGGATGGACGATAGAACTATCCGAATTCCATATTCAATATCAACCGCGAGGAGCCATCAAGTCGCAAGCTCTTGCTGATTTCGCAGCCGAACTCACTCCTTCCTCAGCCGAGACTGCACACTCATCATGGATCCTATACGTGGACGGCTCCTCCAACGAAATGTCGTGCGGCGCTGGAGTCGTTTTGGAAGGCCCCGGCGAGATTGTCATCAAGCAAGCCCTCAAATTCGACTTCAAAACTTCAAACAACCAGGcggaatatgaagccattttAGCCGGACTACGCCTCGCTCAAGAATTAGAAATAACAAAGTTAATCTGTAAAAGTGATTCCATGCTTGTCATCGGCAAGCTTAATGACGAATATGAAGTCCGAGAAAGCTTCCTACAGCGCTACTATCACTTAGTCAAACAGTCGATGAGCACCTTTTCTGAAATTTCCATGCAGCATGTTCGACGCAATCACAATACTCGCGCGGACGCCTTGTCCCGGTTAGCGACGACGAAGTGTAAAGGAATGCATAGGTCGGTCATCCATGTTACGCTCGCACGCCCAAGCATCGATCTACAGGAATGCCTCACGACCGACACGGAATCTACTTGGATTACCCCAATTAAGCAATATTTACTTAACGGCACATGTAGTCCTCCCGGCGAAAAAACCATGAAGCTGCAGGCCGCCCGTTTTGTCTTGATTGGCGACGACCTTTACCGCCGAGGGTATACCCGACCACTCCTTAAATGTTTGACGCCCGACCAAGCTTCCTATGTCGTCCGAGAGTTGCACGAAGGAATTTGCGGAACTCACTCTGGCGCACGAACAATGGCAGCCAAAGTATTCTGA